One Aureibacter tunicatorum DNA window includes the following coding sequences:
- a CDS encoding glycoside hydrolase family 2 TIM barrel-domain containing protein, producing the protein MRKIIYLALLLCNTISVHSQHYDWNDASIFGSNKMPARIISHSFKSAEQALISEPEKTDSRISLDGIWDFQYYPHHSLAPNSFYLKKNKSIFQDQINVPSTHEMNGYGIPMYSNNSYCWDDKSLEFPIDSVNSCGIYRRDFNMPSKWISDQREVILHFGGVTSAFYIWVNGEKVGYSQGSKTVSEFDISDYVVEGLNDIVVQVFRWSDGTHMETMDKWRMSGIHRSVYLSSEPRLRIDDIAIRTTLDSLYQDAVLEINPKLKIPYDRDLSQVRIIATLYNEDQKQVGPKIEKSALDIFNPKKPEKRYKRGKYPTFGIMDMPVVNPRKWSAENPELYTLVLSLYEDNEHIESRKQTVGFRSVEMGYDGLKINGKETIIYGVNRHEHDPVTGYVVSKESMEKDVIRMKQFNINAVRTAHYPNDHHFIELCDRYGIYVLSEANIETHGVHGLITNLSEWNASFMDRGIRMVERDKNHPSVIAWSLGNESGFGPNHFALAGWIKTFDPTRFIHYEGPKAGIPHAWNFYDIVSWMYPNVDKVRNYALDSNQPQPAMMCEFVHSMGNSTGHLDEFYDLIHKHPKLVGGFIWDWMDQSLAKVNDKGDTLWTYGGDFGDTVYPSMPNFLINGMINADGRAQGALWECKAVFQPFDFIYSTMDGSLKVVKKREAVDFEDYEYFMQLLVDGKVMEEKKFQRFEEQSEAEYQMYLPKMKTSKYKDKELILEFSARLKKDKAWADTGHIVAKSQHVVIPLKVVQSESKNKSYQSLNEYEDRLEIQQKNVKYIIDKQRGLVQQIILHGDSLLQSPLKPNLWRVPIDNDLASKQAEGFDIYRNFAETYHVKEFNFKDHGDKIEVVSLGVADELDIDYELRYTFSNNKMEIEQGFGFNDDNIAQPPRVGIELQMNPMLNKVAYYGRGPHENYIDRKKGAYLGLYESEVDGLKWDYVRPQSNGNRSDVRWLDLSLGTHRIRVSSDTSPFNFSLWDYEVEQLVKATHIHDIVTGRAHSLNIDYQMQGVGGDNTWSTNARPYEYHCIEIKNMKYNIIFEIQ; encoded by the coding sequence ATGAGAAAAATTATATACCTGGCGTTGCTGTTATGCAACACTATTTCAGTGCATTCTCAACACTATGATTGGAATGACGCGAGTATTTTTGGAAGCAACAAGATGCCTGCCCGCATAATATCGCATAGTTTTAAATCAGCTGAGCAGGCTTTGATAAGTGAACCTGAAAAGACAGATAGCCGAATTTCGCTTGATGGAATTTGGGACTTTCAATATTATCCTCATCATTCACTGGCGCCGAATTCATTTTATTTAAAGAAAAATAAATCCATATTTCAAGATCAAATAAATGTGCCAAGCACTCATGAGATGAATGGTTACGGCATACCGATGTATTCCAATAATAGTTATTGTTGGGATGATAAGTCGTTGGAATTTCCTATAGACTCGGTAAATTCTTGCGGGATATATAGAAGAGATTTTAATATGCCTTCGAAGTGGATATCCGACCAAAGGGAGGTGATATTGCATTTTGGCGGCGTCACTTCGGCATTTTATATTTGGGTCAATGGCGAAAAAGTTGGATATAGCCAGGGAAGCAAAACCGTCAGTGAATTTGATATTTCCGACTATGTAGTTGAAGGTTTGAATGATATAGTCGTTCAGGTTTTTCGTTGGAGCGATGGCACGCACATGGAAACCATGGACAAATGGCGAATGAGTGGCATTCACAGATCTGTATATCTTTCTTCTGAGCCACGCTTGAGAATAGATGATATCGCCATTAGGACAACATTGGATAGCTTATATCAAGATGCTGTATTGGAGATAAATCCTAAGCTGAAAATACCTTATGACAGGGATTTGTCTCAGGTGAGAATTATAGCCACGCTTTATAATGAGGATCAAAAGCAAGTAGGCCCAAAAATAGAAAAATCCGCATTGGATATATTTAATCCTAAAAAACCGGAAAAGAGATACAAAAGAGGCAAATATCCGACATTTGGAATTATGGATATGCCTGTGGTAAATCCTCGAAAATGGTCTGCCGAGAATCCGGAACTATATACATTGGTTTTGTCGCTTTATGAAGACAATGAGCACATTGAATCTCGAAAACAAACGGTTGGTTTTAGAAGCGTCGAGATGGGATATGACGGACTTAAAATCAATGGAAAGGAGACAATCATCTATGGAGTAAATCGTCATGAGCATGATCCAGTGACCGGATATGTTGTGAGCAAGGAGTCTATGGAGAAGGATGTGATTCGCATGAAGCAATTTAATATCAATGCTGTGAGGACTGCGCATTACCCCAACGACCATCATTTTATTGAGCTTTGCGACCGGTATGGTATTTATGTCTTGTCGGAAGCGAATATCGAGACGCACGGCGTTCATGGATTGATCACCAATTTGTCAGAATGGAATGCGTCTTTTATGGATCGAGGAATAAGAATGGTTGAAAGAGATAAAAATCATCCTTCTGTGATCGCTTGGTCCTTGGGCAACGAATCAGGCTTCGGCCCCAATCATTTTGCATTGGCAGGTTGGATCAAGACATTTGACCCTACAAGATTCATACATTATGAAGGGCCTAAGGCGGGAATACCTCATGCTTGGAATTTTTATGATATTGTCAGCTGGATGTATCCAAATGTCGATAAAGTGAGAAATTATGCACTTGATTCAAATCAGCCTCAACCGGCTATGATGTGTGAATTTGTCCATTCTATGGGGAATTCGACAGGACATCTTGACGAGTTTTACGACTTGATTCATAAGCATCCTAAGCTTGTGGGAGGTTTTATTTGGGATTGGATGGATCAGAGTCTGGCGAAGGTGAATGACAAGGGAGATACCTTGTGGACCTATGGAGGTGATTTTGGTGATACAGTTTATCCTTCTATGCCTAATTTTTTAATCAACGGCATGATCAATGCCGATGGAAGAGCGCAAGGGGCCCTTTGGGAATGCAAGGCTGTTTTTCAACCTTTTGATTTTATTTACAGCACAATGGACGGTTCATTGAAGGTAGTGAAAAAAAGAGAAGCGGTGGATTTTGAGGATTACGAGTACTTTATGCAACTGTTAGTGGATGGTAAAGTGATGGAAGAGAAAAAATTTCAACGATTTGAAGAACAATCTGAGGCAGAGTATCAAATGTATTTGCCTAAGATGAAGACCTCAAAGTATAAGGATAAAGAATTAATACTGGAGTTTTCAGCAAGGCTTAAGAAAGATAAAGCTTGGGCAGATACTGGGCATATTGTTGCGAAGTCACAACATGTGGTGATTCCTTTGAAAGTCGTTCAAAGCGAAAGCAAAAATAAATCATATCAAAGCTTGAATGAATATGAAGACAGATTGGAAATACAGCAAAAAAATGTCAAGTATATAATTGATAAGCAAAGAGGGCTTGTGCAACAGATTATTTTGCATGGTGATAGTTTGTTGCAGAGTCCTTTAAAACCTAACCTTTGGAGAGTTCCAATTGACAATGATTTGGCATCCAAGCAAGCGGAAGGTTTTGATATTTATAGAAATTTTGCCGAAACGTATCATGTTAAAGAATTTAATTTTAAGGATCACGGCGACAAGATTGAAGTTGTTAGTCTGGGAGTGGCTGATGAGTTGGATATTGATTATGAACTCAGATATACATTTTCAAATAATAAAATGGAAATAGAACAAGGATTCGGTTTCAATGATGATAATATAGCCCAGCCACCTCGAGTGGGTATTGAATTGCAAATGAATCCGATGTTAAACAAGGTCGCTTATTATGGAAGAGGGCCTCATGAAAATTATATCGATAGAAAAAAAGGCGCGTATTTGGGATTATATGAAAGTGAGGTTGATGGGTTGAAATGGGATTATGTGCGTCCGCAGAGCAATGGAAATAGATCCGATGTCAGATGGTTGGATTTGTCGCTTGGCACTCATCGCATAAGAGTTAGCAGTGACACATCTCCGTTTAATTTTTCGCTATGGGACTATGAAGTAGAGCAACTTGTTAAAGCGACTCATATTCATGATATCGTTACTGGGAGAGCGCATAGTCTCAACATTGATTATCAGATGCAAGGAGTTGGCGGCGATAATACTTGGAGTACGAATGCTAGGCCTTATGAATATCACTGTATTGAAATAAAAAATATGAAATACAATATCATATTTGAAATTCAATAA